From one Anaerococcus prevotii DSM 20548 genomic stretch:
- the ymfI gene encoding elongation factor P 5-aminopentanone reductase yields MKTVLVTGSSRGIGAAICRKLNKNYKIIINYNKSEEAALKLLNELRKENPFVIAVKADVSKEDEVEKMFEIGENNFGHIDILINNAGISHFSLIQDTTFDKWKEILATNLDSVFLTSKRAVPKMLENEDGIIVNLSSIWGEAGASMESAYAASKGAINSFTKSLAKELSPMNIRVNAIACGIVDTDMMRNDFDSNELEELKKEVGLNRFASPEEIGDLVEFLISDKAKYITSEIVNINGGFY; encoded by the coding sequence ATGAAAACAGTATTAGTAACAGGCTCCTCACGTGGCATAGGGGCTGCCATATGTAGGAAGCTTAATAAGAATTATAAAATCATAATAAATTATAATAAAAGCGAGGAAGCTGCCCTTAAGCTTCTTAACGAACTCAGGAAAGAAAATCCCTTTGTAATTGCTGTAAAGGCAGATGTTAGTAAGGAAGATGAAGTAGAGAAAATGTTTGAGATAGGTGAAAATAACTTCGGTCATATCGATATTTTAATTAATAACGCAGGCATATCCCACTTTTCCCTAATCCAGGATACAACCTTCGATAAGTGGAAGGAGATTCTCGCTACTAACTTAGACTCTGTATTTCTGACATCCAAAAGAGCAGTCCCTAAGATGCTAGAAAATGAAGATGGAATTATCGTTAACTTGTCATCTATCTGGGGAGAAGCTGGAGCAAGTATGGAAAGTGCATATGCAGCAAGCAAGGGTGCTATTAACTCCTTTACTAAATCCCTGGCCAAGGAGCTTAGCCCTATGAATATTAGAGTCAACGCCATAGCTTGTGGTATTGTAGATACGGATATGATGAGAAATGACTTTGATTCTAATGAATTAGAAGAGCTAAAGAAAGAAGTAGGTCTTAATAGATTTGCAAGCCCAGAAGAGATAGGAGATTTAGTAGAGTTTTTAATTTCTGACAAGGCTAAATATATAACAAGCGAAATTGTAAATATAAATGGGGGGTTTTATTAA
- a CDS encoding GNAT family N-acetyltransferase — translation MNRIYLKRIDIETAFLVKEWTDFKDPRLVGYNYSSLSDFEIKIWYGSITTPRKKYFAVKRYEDDRFIGFIGLKQINPITKKAKLGIVFDSAYTSMGYGSEAVNLLLDKAFSDFRLKEVSLDVNLFNERAYKAYKKCGFKDQYELTEVFENQDIDFDERYFTYKSGLIYSKILTMKIKKDDYYGL, via the coding sequence ATGAATAGAATATATCTTAAAAGGATTGATATCGAAACAGCCTTTTTGGTTAAAGAGTGGACAGACTTCAAAGACCCGAGGCTAGTTGGCTACAACTATTCCTCCCTATCTGATTTTGAAATAAAAATCTGGTACGGGTCTATCACTACACCGAGAAAGAAGTATTTTGCAGTCAAAAGATATGAAGACGATAGATTCATAGGTTTTATTGGTCTTAAACAAATTAATCCAATCACTAAAAAGGCTAAGCTTGGTATAGTCTTCGACAGTGCCTATACATCTATGGGCTACGGCTCTGAAGCTGTTAATCTTCTCTTGGATAAGGCCTTTAGTGACTTTAGATTAAAAGAAGTAAGCCTTGATGTAAATTTATTTAACGAAAGAGCCTACAAGGCCTACAAGAAGTGTGGCTTCAAGGATCAGTATGAGTTAACGGAAGTATTCGAGAATCAAGATATAGATTTTGACGAGAGGTATTTTACTTACAAATCAGGACTCATTTATTCGAAAATACTAACTATGAAAATAAAAAAGGATGATTATTATGGACTTTAA
- a CDS encoding NAD(P)H-hydrate epimerase, which translates to MLVVDSKTMKKIDQYAIDVLKVPSICLVERAALAVIKNINLEKRTSFAIVVGVGNNGADGLAIARNLLAMGKYVEIYIVGDLTKQSQDFKLNLDSCKRLTDKIFEPKSIEDLAIMERNLEEVSTIIDAIFGTGLNRTVGGMQSYMISLINRTMKYTISVDIPSGLDGDSGRNWGEVVDSDLIISMQIMKRGVYEKSHFKDKCIVEDIGIPQKAIRAIL; encoded by the coding sequence ATGCTTGTAGTAGATAGTAAGACTATGAAAAAAATTGACCAATATGCCATAGATGTACTTAAGGTTCCTTCGATTTGCTTAGTAGAAAGGGCAGCCCTTGCTGTGATTAAAAATATTAATCTCGAAAAAAGGACCTCCTTTGCTATTGTAGTAGGAGTAGGAAACAACGGAGCAGATGGCCTTGCTATTGCAAGAAACCTGCTAGCTATGGGAAAGTATGTAGAAATCTATATAGTGGGCGATCTTACTAAACAAAGTCAAGACTTTAAACTAAATCTTGATTCTTGCAAGCGTCTTACAGATAAAATCTTTGAGCCAAAAAGCATAGAAGACCTTGCTATAATGGAAAGGAATCTGGAAGAAGTCTCCACTATAATAGATGCTATCTTTGGCACAGGATTAAACAGGACTGTAGGGGGCATGCAGTCCTACATGATTTCTCTTATAAATAGAACTATGAAGTATACAATCTCTGTCGATATTCCCTCAGGACTTGATGGAGATTCCGGTAGAAATTGGGGAGAAGTCGTAGATAGTGACCTTATCATTTCTATGCAAATAATGAAAAGGGGCGTCTACGAAAAGAGTCACTTTAAGGATAAGTGCATAGTAGAGGATATAGGCATACCACAAAAGGCGATTAGAGCGATTTTGTAA
- a CDS encoding tyrosine-protein phosphatase, with protein sequence MIDIHNHIVYGVDDGSRSLDESMKMVDLYMKAGFTEIIATSHFDRSRYMVEASEIREKVDLLNKAIEDRGLSFKIHPGHEIQVEAGMENKLKTGELLTLNDTRYVLCELSFVNKPNFLEELFYSLGLEGYVPIIAHAERYPYVEKDIDWLLDFIKKGALVQINYSSIKSHKEVTKTLLERNMVHIIGTDAHQSEWRSPEIGGYKREILEIIGEEKFKKLSSTNPSLIIKDQFISSEYDKVIVNKKKEKKSIFNFWRRK encoded by the coding sequence ATGATAGATATTCATAACCACATAGTCTACGGAGTTGATGATGGGTCTAGGAGTCTTGATGAAAGTATGAAGATGGTAGATCTTTATATGAAAGCAGGCTTTACTGAAATAATAGCCACAAGCCATTTCGATAGGTCAAGGTATATGGTAGAAGCTTCTGAGATTAGAGAAAAGGTTGACTTATTAAATAAAGCAATCGAGGATAGGGGACTTTCCTTTAAGATCCACCCAGGCCACGAAATCCAGGTAGAGGCCGGTATGGAGAATAAGTTAAAGACAGGCGAGCTTCTGACTTTAAATGATACAAGATATGTCCTATGCGAGTTATCCTTTGTAAATAAGCCAAATTTCTTGGAAGAACTATTTTATTCTCTAGGACTTGAAGGATACGTGCCAATCATTGCCCATGCTGAAAGATATCCCTACGTAGAAAAAGATATAGATTGGCTCCTTGACTTCATAAAAAAGGGAGCCCTAGTTCAGATAAACTACTCATCTATCAAGTCCCACAAAGAAGTAACCAAGACCTTGCTTGAAAGAAATATGGTCCACATAATAGGAACTGACGCTCACCAGTCTGAGTGGAGGAGTCCTGAAATAGGTGGATATAAGAGAGAGATTCTTGAAATAATAGGAGAGGAGAAGTTCAAAAAGCTATCTTCTACAAACCCTTCTCTTATCATCAAGGATCAGTTTATCTCTAGTGAATACGACAAGGTTATAGTTAATAAGAAAAAAGAAAAGAAAAGTATATTTAATTTTTGGAGAAGAAAATGA
- a CDS encoding CpsD/CapB family tyrosine-protein kinase: protein MTSRNNYYSASMYDEAIRSVRTNIQFSSLDKKNKVISITSTKPAEGKSTVIYKLAKSFADNGDKVILLDCDLRSPSISEIAGINDNVGITNYLTGKVNIQRAINKDREQSNLDMIFTGPVPPNPAEILASNAFKDFVEDLSKQYDYVFIDTPPVGLFTDASLVSTISDGVIFVIKSSDTKKEDISLAIENLKKVDAHILGAVLTHMPMKEKKYGNYY, encoded by the coding sequence ATGACTAGTAGAAACAATTATTATAGTGCTTCAATGTATGACGAAGCAATTCGTTCTGTAAGAACTAATATACAATTTAGCAGTTTGGATAAGAAAAACAAGGTAATATCTATCACTTCTACCAAGCCTGCCGAAGGAAAGTCCACAGTTATCTATAAACTAGCCAAGTCCTTTGCAGATAATGGAGATAAGGTAATACTTCTAGACTGTGATTTAAGATCTCCTTCTATTTCAGAGATTGCAGGAATTAACGACAATGTTGGCATTACAAATTATCTTACAGGCAAGGTCAATATACAAAGGGCTATAAATAAGGACCGTGAACAGTCAAATCTCGATATGATCTTCACCGGACCTGTTCCACCAAATCCAGCAGAGATTCTAGCATCAAATGCCTTCAAGGACTTCGTTGAAGACCTATCAAAACAGTATGATTATGTTTTTATTGATACACCGCCAGTTGGTCTATTTACTGATGCATCATTAGTATCAACCATAAGCGATGGAGTTATCTTTGTTATAAAGTCATCTGATACCAAGAAGGAAGACATAAGTCTAGCCATTGAGAATCTCAAAAAGGTAGACGCCCATATCCTAGGAGCAGTCCTTACCCATATGCCAATGAAAGAAAAGAAATACGGGAACTATTATTAG
- the dnaB gene encoding replicative DNA helicase produces the protein MTEGLRPLPNDFLAEQAIIGSILAKNETFDSVNQIIKPVDFYDSRTQRIYKSILKMFEKDIKVDEISLISQLKNENILQEVGGEEFITEITLSSFYTPNIDTYAKSVKEKSILRSLIGASEDIIDLSYRHDDKIDSILSEAESKIFEISQDTHNKGLVRLSETMSETLQMINELTLSDGEITGVTTGLETVDNKLSGLQKSQLILLAARPAMGKTALGLTIAWNACKEDKSVAFFSLEMSTYQLNQRLLSMVSMVNLENIISGSIRDEDWQLLIHATKEITSKDIYVDETPGITLSEMRSKLKRLKAESGLDLVVIDYLQLMQADGRQENRQNEIASISRGLKSLSKELNCPILSLAQLSREADKRADHKPILSDLRESGAIEQDADVVMLLYREDYYDEEDNPNVAKLIFAKHRNGATGAVELFFNKPCTTFRDFTNREKNE, from the coding sequence ATGACTGAGGGCCTAAGGCCCCTGCCAAATGACTTCTTAGCAGAACAAGCTATAATCGGAAGTATCCTCGCCAAAAACGAGACTTTCGATAGTGTAAATCAAATTATAAAACCTGTAGACTTTTACGATTCTAGGACTCAGAGGATATATAAGTCCATCCTAAAGATGTTTGAAAAAGACATCAAGGTAGATGAGATTTCTCTTATATCCCAGTTAAAGAATGAAAATATATTACAAGAAGTTGGAGGGGAGGAGTTTATCACTGAGATTACCCTCTCCTCATTTTATACTCCAAATATCGATACATATGCCAAATCAGTCAAGGAAAAATCTATTCTAAGAAGTCTAATAGGGGCGAGTGAAGATATTATCGATTTAAGCTACAGGCACGATGACAAAATCGACTCCATTTTATCAGAAGCAGAATCCAAAATATTTGAAATATCTCAAGACACCCACAACAAGGGCCTTGTTAGATTATCTGAAACGATGAGCGAAACCCTCCAGATGATAAACGAGCTAACCCTATCTGATGGAGAGATAACTGGAGTAACTACAGGTCTTGAGACTGTTGATAACAAGCTATCAGGCCTTCAAAAATCCCAGCTTATCCTTCTTGCAGCTCGTCCTGCCATGGGTAAGACAGCCCTAGGGCTTACTATTGCTTGGAATGCTTGTAAAGAGGACAAGTCTGTTGCCTTCTTCTCTTTAGAGATGAGTACCTACCAGCTTAATCAAAGGCTTTTGTCCATGGTATCTATGGTGAATCTCGAAAATATTATAAGCGGATCCATAAGAGATGAAGACTGGCAGCTTTTAATCCATGCTACCAAAGAGATTACCAGTAAGGATATCTATGTAGACGAAACTCCAGGTATCACCCTATCTGAGATGAGAAGTAAGCTTAAAAGATTAAAGGCTGAGTCAGGCCTTGACCTTGTTGTAATCGACTACCTACAATTGATGCAGGCTGATGGTAGACAAGAAAACAGGCAAAATGAAATCGCATCAATTTCTAGAGGACTTAAATCCCTATCAAAAGAGCTCAACTGTCCTATTTTATCCCTAGCCCAACTTTCTCGTGAGGCCGATAAGAGGGCGGACCATAAGCCTATCCTATCAGATTTAAGAGAATCTGGTGCAATCGAGCAAGACGCTGATGTTGTTATGCTCTTATATAGGGAAGATTATTACGACGAAGAAGACAATCCAAATGTGGCAAAGCTAATTTTTGCCAAGCACAGAAACGGTGCAACTGGAGCAGTCGAGCTATTTTTCAACAAACCATGTACCACCTTCAGAGACTTTACCAATAGAGAAAAAAATGAATAG
- a CDS encoding YveK family protein, producing the protein MNEQEIDLIELSKKIGKHLPMIIIFSIIVGAASFLLSKFVITPKYDSNTTMIVSNSNQNNDPNNPQTNVELGQIQANKALISTYSEIVKSKGIAERVINNLGLDMDYEEFSSKVSIEPVKDTQIISVKVVDTIPERAMDIANETANIFKSSIGEIMNVDNVQILDGAILPEEASSPNIKKNTAIGIILGFVLGVAVVLFKEIADSSVKSSEEVTEYFDIPVIGIVPDSEQGN; encoded by the coding sequence ATGAATGAACAAGAAATTGATTTAATTGAATTGTCTAAGAAAATCGGCAAGCATCTTCCTATGATTATAATATTTTCTATTATAGTAGGTGCGGCAAGTTTTCTTCTATCTAAGTTTGTCATCACTCCTAAGTATGATTCAAATACTACCATGATAGTAAGCAATTCAAATCAAAACAATGACCCAAATAACCCGCAAACTAACGTAGAGCTAGGACAAATTCAAGCCAACAAGGCCCTCATTTCTACATACTCAGAGATAGTTAAGTCAAAGGGCATTGCTGAAAGAGTAATAAATAATCTAGGACTTGATATGGACTATGAAGAATTTTCATCTAAGGTTTCAATCGAACCTGTCAAAGATACTCAAATTATCTCTGTAAAGGTAGTAGATACAATTCCAGAAAGAGCTATGGATATAGCAAATGAAACTGCCAATATTTTTAAATCTTCTATTGGAGAGATTATGAATGTTGACAATGTCCAAATTCTCGATGGGGCAATCCTACCAGAAGAAGCTTCTTCACCAAATATCAAGAAAAATACAGCTATAGGTATAATCCTTGGTTTTGTTCTTGGAGTAGCTGTTGTTCTATTTAAGGAAATAGCAGACTCATCTGTCAAATCAAGCGAAGAAGTTACAGAATATTTCGATATACCAGTTATTGGTATAGTGCCAGATAGTGAACAAGGAAATTAA
- a CDS encoding DnaD domain-containing protein yields the protein MDFKMQDLKLDMGTTPLENMFLNTYVQMADGDALKVYLLIYKDCYNYRRVDSGKIKRQLRFSDERFDKAVDFWVNMGVFRQKRADNGTDFIEIVSLRQMYFGDSEDNQSTEAAYDLAQRKSIMFSNIETIIGRSLTPADITRIQEALLEYSSDPELVTEAFRQAKSSGNVDVKYVIGFVKTWRDQNIKSLNDLRMKEERDKLVRKRSPRKYRRNPASARKDASDNDEISSFIQRRKEERLNRIINQRGEDNDS from the coding sequence ATGGACTTTAAGATGCAAGATTTAAAACTAGATATGGGAACTACTCCTCTAGAGAATATGTTCCTAAATACCTATGTACAAATGGCAGATGGAGATGCTCTTAAGGTCTATCTTTTGATTTATAAAGACTGCTACAATTACCGTAGGGTAGACAGTGGGAAGATTAAAAGACAACTTAGATTTTCTGATGAAAGATTTGATAAGGCAGTCGACTTCTGGGTTAATATGGGAGTCTTTAGGCAAAAAAGGGCCGACAATGGTACAGATTTTATAGAAATTGTTTCCCTAAGACAAATGTATTTTGGAGATAGTGAAGACAATCAGTCTACAGAAGCAGCCTATGACCTTGCCCAAAGAAAGTCAATTATGTTTTCGAATATCGAAACTATCATAGGAAGAAGCTTAACGCCTGCTGATATCACAAGGATTCAAGAGGCACTTCTGGAATATAGTTCTGATCCTGAGCTTGTAACAGAAGCCTTTAGACAAGCGAAATCTTCTGGTAATGTCGATGTTAAATATGTAATTGGTTTTGTAAAAACCTGGCGTGACCAAAATATTAAAAGCCTAAATGATTTGAGGATGAAAGAGGAAAGAGATAAGCTAGTAAGGAAGAGGTCACCTCGTAAATACAGGAGAAATCCAGCATCGGCTAGGAAAGATGCAAGTGATAATGATGAAATCTCATCCTTTATCCAAAGAAGAAAAGAAGAAAGATTAAATAGAATTATAAATCAAAGGGGTGAGGATAATGACTCCTAG
- a CDS encoding catalase, with protein sequence MTAGERGHVSIQDLWLFEKHAHFNREVIPERRMHAKGWGAWGEFTVTHDISKYTRAKLFSKVGNKCKMFTRMSTVAGERGAADAERDIRGFALRFYTEEGNWDIVGNNTPVFFFRDPMKFIDLNHAVKRDPKSHLRSPNTNFDYWSSLPESLLQTTIINSDRGIPSSFRYMHGFGSHTYSMYNEDGERVWVKFHFRSEQGIQNYTDQEAEKVNGKDRESSGRDLYEAIEKGMYPKWKMYIQVMTEEEAKNHPTNPFDLTKMWLKKDYPLIPVGEYVLNKYPDNFFQDVEQAAFSPANIIPGIGLSPDRVLQARAFMYSDAQRYRLGVNHHQIPVNSPQGVKNPHDFHRDGAMRVDGNKGSELHYRPNSYGAWQDDPSLERPADEGGEVKRYDFRKDDNDYFTQPGMLFNRMTDEQKLVLFENTARNMGDSTMQIKHRYIRNCYLADPAYGKGVAEALGIDIESVNVDVTPPKSRKEWEEYVAMDSDLNYPTEAIEPESAKDLGPAGRDTNVANPKTLSSWEDDPYLL encoded by the coding sequence ATGACTGCTGGAGAAAGAGGCCATGTATCAATCCAAGACTTGTGGCTTTTTGAAAAGCACGCCCACTTCAATAGAGAAGTTATCCCAGAAAGAAGGATGCACGCTAAGGGCTGGGGAGCTTGGGGTGAGTTTACAGTAACCCATGACATTAGCAAATACACAAGAGCTAAACTATTTTCTAAAGTAGGAAATAAGTGCAAGATGTTTACTAGGATGAGTACAGTTGCAGGAGAACGTGGTGCGGCTGATGCTGAAAGAGATATCCGTGGCTTTGCCTTAAGATTTTACACAGAAGAGGGCAATTGGGACATAGTCGGTAACAATACGCCAGTATTTTTCTTTAGAGACCCAATGAAATTTATTGACCTTAACCACGCTGTAAAAAGAGATCCTAAATCCCACCTAAGAAGTCCAAACACCAACTTCGACTACTGGTCATCCCTACCAGAATCACTCTTACAGACAACAATCATCAACTCTGATAGGGGAATACCTTCTTCATTTAGGTATATGCACGGCTTCGGTTCCCACACCTATTCTATGTACAATGAAGATGGCGAAAGGGTTTGGGTAAAATTCCACTTTAGAAGTGAGCAAGGAATCCAAAACTACACCGACCAAGAAGCTGAGAAGGTAAACGGAAAGGATAGGGAATCTTCTGGAAGAGACTTATATGAAGCAATAGAAAAGGGTATGTATCCAAAATGGAAAATGTATATACAAGTAATGACAGAAGAAGAAGCGAAAAATCATCCTACAAATCCTTTTGACCTTACCAAAATGTGGCTTAAGAAAGACTATCCTTTAATTCCTGTAGGAGAATACGTCCTAAACAAATACCCTGATAACTTCTTCCAAGATGTGGAACAAGCTGCTTTCTCACCAGCTAATATTATTCCAGGAATTGGACTTTCACCAGATAGGGTTCTCCAAGCAAGAGCCTTCATGTACTCTGATGCCCAAAGATATAGACTTGGCGTAAACCACCACCAGATTCCTGTAAATAGTCCACAAGGAGTTAAAAATCCTCACGACTTCCACAGGGATGGAGCTATGAGAGTTGACGGAAATAAGGGAAGCGAGCTTCATTATAGACCTAATTCCTACGGAGCATGGCAGGATGATCCTAGTCTTGAAAGACCAGCCGATGAGGGTGGTGAAGTTAAAAGATATGATTTTAGAAAAGATGATAATGACTATTTCACCCAACCAGGCATGCTCTTTAATAGGATGACCGATGAGCAAAAGCTAGTCCTTTTCGAAAATACTGCTAGGAATATGGGAGATTCCACAATGCAAATTAAGCATAGATATATCAGAAACTGCTATCTTGCAGATCCAGCTTATGGAAAGGGAGTTGCAGAAGCCTTGGGAATTGATATAGAAAGTGTAAATGTCGATGTTACCCCACCAAAGTCTAGAAAAGAATGGGAAGAGTATGTGGCTATGGATTCTGACTTAAACTATCCTACTGAGGCAATTGAGCCAGAAAGTGCCAAGGACCTAGGACCAGCTGGAAGAGATACCAACGTAGCTAATCCAAAGACCTTAAGCTCTTGGGAAGACGATCCGTATCTACTATAA
- a CDS encoding aldo/keto reductase → MKYYTLNDGLKVPSVGMGTYKIEDEKLMEEVIQAALELGYEYFDTAKYYNNEAYIGKALENSPAKREDYMLATKVWPKDFGIDQTKRSIDESLKDLRTDYLDVIHLHWFGKDFDKAWKVFMDYKDQGIVKSIAVCNFMPEQLVKLLELGEAPSMDQLESHLFLQDTETRAFLKENNIKHQAWSPLARTRGGLLDEEILKQLAHKYNKTPAQIALRWNIDQGTMIIPKSVHANRLKENIDIFDFELEECDMHALASLDRKERFSQDPLDEAWLEEIRNM, encoded by the coding sequence ATGAAATATTACACACTTAATGACGGACTTAAAGTTCCATCTGTAGGAATGGGAACTTATAAGATAGAAGATGAAAAACTAATGGAAGAAGTAATTCAAGCTGCCCTTGAACTAGGTTATGAGTATTTTGATACTGCTAAATACTATAACAATGAGGCCTACATAGGAAAGGCTTTGGAAAATTCTCCCGCCAAAAGAGAAGATTATATGCTAGCGACAAAGGTTTGGCCAAAGGATTTTGGGATAGATCAGACTAAAAGATCGATTGATGAATCCCTTAAGGATCTTAGGACAGATTATCTAGATGTAATCCACCTCCACTGGTTTGGCAAGGATTTCGATAAGGCTTGGAAGGTCTTCATGGATTACAAAGACCAAGGAATAGTTAAATCAATTGCTGTATGTAATTTCATGCCAGAGCAATTAGTGAAGTTACTTGAACTAGGAGAAGCTCCATCAATGGACCAATTGGAAAGCCACCTCTTCTTACAAGATACAGAAACAAGGGCCTTCCTTAAGGAAAATAATATAAAACACCAAGCCTGGAGTCCACTTGCAAGGACTAGGGGAGGCTTACTTGATGAAGAAATCCTAAAACAATTGGCACATAAGTACAATAAAACTCCAGCTCAAATAGCCTTAAGATGGAATATTGATCAAGGAACAATGATAATTCCAAAGTCAGTGCACGCTAACAGACTTAAGGAAAACATTGATATCTTTGATTTTGAGCTTGAAGAATGCGATATGCATGCCCTAGCAAGTCTTGATAGGAAAGAGAGATTCTCCCAGGACCCACTAGATGAAGCTTGGTTAGAAGAAATTAGAAATATGTAA
- a CDS encoding SH3 domain-containing protein: protein MKLKYIISSALIILSLASCNKKEEDYQAKNVKVESVFDKVENGAKDEPKENANPKSEEKAGENKDNPKGENQNNPEGDKKAEEANNKKKYRTRDTTNMRSNPNTEEDNILVAVPGGREFEAIEEANAEDGVWIKLNFEGNTGFIRKDLLDEVN from the coding sequence ATGAAATTAAAATATATAATCTCTTCTGCCCTCATAATCCTAAGTCTTGCTTCTTGTAATAAAAAGGAAGAAGATTACCAGGCTAAGAATGTAAAGGTTGAGTCAGTCTTTGACAAGGTTGAAAATGGAGCTAAGGACGAGCCAAAGGAAAATGCAAATCCTAAGTCAGAAGAAAAGGCAGGAGAAAATAAAGATAATCCTAAGGGAGAAAATCAAAATAATCCTGAAGGAGATAAGAAGGCAGAAGAAGCCAATAATAAAAAGAAATATAGGACACGTGATACTACAAATATGAGATCTAATCCAAATACGGAAGAAGATAACATACTAGTAGCAGTTCCAGGAGGAAGGGAATTCGAAGCCATAGAAGAGGCAAACGCCGAAGACGGTGTATGGATAAAGTTAAACTTCGAAGGAAATACCGGATTTATCAGAAAAGATCTCTTGGATGAAGTAAATTAG
- a CDS encoding ATP-binding protein, with amino-acid sequence MTPSQKASAILEERRKQDKRNQQKRIREVYEKLPQIKSLDKQIKEIGFTTLSLIAEGIDTRDLESKIDYLTAEKRRILKENGYPLDYMDMRYFHDKCKDTGFIGTKICSCRKQLIIDQKYDQSNIKSQITEENFKSFNINLFSKNTNKVYGVSPYENMEYIIREVRNYINNFAFETRNIYIYGEVGRGKTFLINSIAKEILDRNFSVVYMTSTKLFKFLNDYHYAFEDRRENLEEKYRLIFDCDLLIIDDLGAESTRPADRSNLFDVVNERMNDGKPIIFSSNIDEEGLEEIYGPRIFSRIMGNNSRIFEIFGEDLRLR; translated from the coding sequence ATGACTCCTAGTCAAAAGGCCAGCGCCATACTTGAAGAACGAAGAAAGCAAGATAAGAGAAATCAGCAAAAAAGAATCAGGGAAGTCTATGAAAAGCTCCCCCAGATCAAAAGCTTGGATAAGCAAATAAAAGAAATCGGCTTTACAACTCTTTCCCTCATAGCAGAAGGTATCGATACAAGGGACTTGGAAAGTAAAATCGACTATCTCACCGCAGAGAAAAGAAGAATCTTAAAGGAAAATGGCTATCCCCTAGACTATATGGATATGCGTTATTTCCACGACAAATGTAAGGATACTGGTTTTATTGGAACTAAAATATGCTCTTGTAGGAAACAATTGATAATCGATCAGAAATATGACCAATCCAATATCAAAAGCCAAATCACAGAAGAAAACTTCAAGTCTTTTAATATCAACCTATTTTCCAAAAACACCAATAAGGTCTATGGAGTAAGCCCTTACGAAAATATGGAATATATTATTAGGGAAGTTAGAAATTATATAAATAACTTCGCCTTTGAGACTAGAAATATCTATATTTATGGAGAAGTCGGCAGGGGAAAGACCTTCCTAATCAACTCTATTGCCAAGGAAATCTTAGATAGGAACTTTTCTGTAGTCTATATGACTTCTACCAAACTCTTTAAGTTCTTAAACGATTACCACTACGCCTTTGAGGATAGGAGGGAGAATCTAGAAGAAAAATACAGGTTGATCTTCGATTGTGACCTTCTAATAATAGATGACTTAGGAGCAGAGTCAACCCGTCCAGCAGACAGGTCTAATCTCTTTGATGTGGTTAACGAGAGGATGAATGACGGTAAGCCTATAATATTTTCATCAAATATAGATGAGGAAGGCCTAGAAGAGATTTACGGGCCTAGAATTTTCTCGAGAATTATGGGCAATAATAGCAGGATTTTTGAAATATTTGGAGAAGACTTAAGATTGAGGTAA